One genomic segment of Arcobacter porcinus includes these proteins:
- a CDS encoding tetratricopeptide repeat protein, with translation MDNLVLEFRDPIVSIIFFFFLIFLISFITYSYGLFKERKSRKEYRKLSKRFELGKLKENDYVNLYKTYNLPFDSILLLANTFLHKGDLNKAISVYLALLEVVKDRVKEEELLEVLGTTYLKGGFLQRSNDIFLKILKFSPRNKNALKNLILVNEKMKNYTRAREICNSLEELNIDLSLEKVYFDAMITLNDPVLTNEKRTKILYNLFLENRILQRIFVSFIIVYNKEFFYKHIKEFDHKEFIDILWFLQKDDIDFNKIENISFLQELYSAKGYLNSVNSSSDFDLDVLILIKNHKKEQGNLSFKFICSSCKESHPFFETRCPNCHSVLSLNVKHQLVKSFANLNQSLQ, from the coding sequence TCCAATTGTTAGTATAATATTTTTCTTTTTTCTTATATTTTTAATTTCATTTATTACTTATTCATACGGTTTATTTAAAGAGAGAAAATCAAGAAAAGAGTATAGAAAACTCTCAAAAAGATTTGAGCTTGGAAAACTAAAAGAGAATGATTATGTAAATCTATATAAAACATATAATCTTCCTTTTGATTCTATTTTACTTTTGGCAAATACTTTTTTACATAAAGGTGATTTGAATAAAGCAATTTCAGTCTATTTGGCACTTTTAGAAGTAGTTAAAGATAGAGTAAAAGAGGAAGAACTACTTGAAGTTCTTGGAACAACTTATCTAAAAGGTGGATTTTTACAAAGATCAAATGATATTTTCTTAAAAATATTAAAATTTTCACCAAGAAATAAAAATGCTTTAAAAAACTTAATTTTAGTAAATGAAAAAATGAAAAACTATACAAGAGCAAGAGAAATATGTAACTCTCTTGAAGAATTAAACATAGATTTGAGTTTAGAAAAAGTATATTTTGATGCAATGATTACTCTAAATGACCCTGTTTTAACAAATGAAAAAAGAACAAAAATTTTATACAATCTTTTTTTAGAAAATAGAATTTTACAAAGAATTTTTGTAAGTTTTATAATAGTTTACAATAAAGAGTTTTTCTATAAACATATAAAAGAGTTTGACCATAAAGAGTTTATAGATATATTATGGTTTTTACAAAAAGATGATATTGATTTTAACAAAATAGAAAATATAAGTTTTTTACAAGAACTTTATAGTGCTAAAGGTTATTTAAATAGTGTAAATAGTAGTTCTGATTTTGATTTAGATGTTTTAATTTTAATAAAAAACCACAAAAAAGAGCAAGGAAATCTAAGCTTTAAATTTATTTGTAGTTCATGTAAAGAGTCTCATCCATTTTTTGAAACAAGATGTCCAAATTGTCACTCAGTTTTAAGTTTAAATGTAAAACACCAATTAGTAAAGAGCTTTGCAAATTTAAACCAATCATTACAATAG
- the rnc gene encoding ribonuclease III: MSDYSKLEKCLAYQFKDKNLIIEALTHKSYKKPYNNERLEFLGDAVLNLIVGEYLYKKFPNSNEGELSKIRASLVNETGFTRLANEINLGDYIFISVAEERNKGRTKSSILSDAFEAIMGAIYLESSLEVLKPIILNLLENSYDKINLDVLFSDYKTALQEITQAKFGSIPEYIIEGSYGPDHKKEFEVSICIEGKNYGRAQGKSKKLAQQAVAKIAIDKLNEEEN; this comes from the coding sequence TTGAGCGATTATTCAAAGCTTGAAAAGTGTTTGGCTTATCAGTTTAAAGACAAAAACCTGATAATCGAAGCACTTACACATAAAAGTTATAAAAAACCATACAATAATGAAAGACTAGAATTTCTAGGAGATGCTGTTTTAAACTTAATTGTTGGAGAGTATTTATACAAAAAATTTCCAAATTCAAATGAAGGTGAACTTAGTAAAATAAGAGCTAGTTTAGTAAATGAAACTGGTTTTACTAGACTCGCAAATGAGATAAATTTAGGTGATTATATATTTATTTCTGTTGCAGAAGAACGAAATAAAGGAAGAACAAAATCCTCTATTTTATCTGATGCATTTGAAGCAATAATGGGTGCAATTTACCTTGAAAGTAGTCTTGAAGTTTTAAAACCAATAATTCTTAATCTTTTAGAAAACTCTTATGACAAAATAAATCTGGATGTGCTTTTTAGTGATTATAAAACAGCTTTACAAGAGATAACTCAAGCAAAGTTTGGTTCTATTCCTGAATATATTATTGAAGGTTCATATGGACCTGATCATAAAAAAGAGTTTGAAGTATCTATATGTATAGAAGGTAAAAACTATGGAAGAGCTCAAGGTAAAAGTAAGAAACTAGCTCAACAAGCTGTTGCTAAAATAGCTATTGATAAATTAAATGAGGAAGAGAATTGA
- the aroC gene encoding chorismate synthase: protein MNSFGHRFRFTTFGESHGKALGCIVDGVPAGIKIDLEFIQAEMNRRKPGQNEFATKRDEGDVVEILSGIFEGVTTGTSISMIIFNENQKSSDYSNIKDLFRPGHADFTYFNKYGIRDYRGGGRSSARETAARVAAGAIAKLLLKELNIDIKSGICEINGIKSETFDFDYVSSSPIYALDKEFEEAQKNAILDAKNSHNSVGGVALINVKNCPIGLGEPIYHKLDSQIAAAMISINAVKAVEIGDGILASRVLGFDNNDQIRKSGFKTNHSGGILGGISNGDDINVKVYFKATPSIFIEQETIDTKNNEVLCKLKGRHDPCVAVRGSVVAESMMALVLADMLLLNLSSKVENIKKVYS from the coding sequence TTGAATAGTTTTGGACATAGATTTAGATTTACAACATTTGGAGAATCTCACGGAAAAGCTTTAGGTTGTATTGTTGATGGTGTTCCAGCTGGTATAAAAATTGATTTAGAGTTTATTCAGGCTGAAATGAATAGAAGAAAACCTGGACAAAACGAATTTGCAACAAAAAGAGATGAAGGTGATGTTGTTGAAATTTTAAGTGGGATTTTTGAAGGAGTTACAACTGGAACTTCAATTTCAATGATCATCTTTAATGAAAATCAAAAATCAAGTGACTATTCAAATATTAAAGATTTATTCAGACCAGGACATGCTGATTTTACATATTTTAATAAATATGGAATTAGAGATTACAGAGGTGGTGGAAGAAGTAGTGCTAGAGAAACAGCAGCAAGGGTAGCTGCAGGAGCTATTGCAAAACTTCTATTAAAAGAGTTAAATATTGATATAAAAAGTGGTATTTGTGAAATAAATGGAATAAAAAGTGAAACTTTTGATTTTGATTATGTAAGTTCAAGCCCTATTTATGCTCTTGATAAAGAGTTTGAAGAAGCTCAAAAAAATGCTATTTTAGATGCAAAAAACTCACACAATAGTGTTGGTGGAGTTGCTTTAATAAATGTAAAAAATTGTCCTATTGGTCTTGGTGAACCAATTTATCACAAACTAGATAGCCAAATTGCAGCTGCTATGATAAGTATAAATGCTGTAAAAGCTGTTGAAATTGGTGATGGTATTTTGGCTTCAAGAGTTTTAGGATTTGACAATAATGACCAAATAAGAAAATCTGGATTTAAAACAAATCATAGTGGTGGAATTTTGGGTGGGATATCAAATGGTGATGATATAAATGTAAAAGTCTATTTTAAAGCTACACCATCTATTTTTATTGAGCAAGAAACAATAGATACAAAGAATAATGAAGTTCTTTGTAAATTAAAAGGAAGACATGATCCTTGTGTTGCTGTAAGAGGAAGTGTTGTTGCTGAATCTATGATGGCACTTGTACTTGCTGATATGCTTTTATTAAATTTATCTTCAAAAGTAGAAAACATTAAAAAAGTTTATTCATAA
- a CDS encoding DUF2059 domain-containing protein: MYKIILINLIFLLFFSSCSQKNTISNQKNIKTEAEILIENSNIKSYYLHLNKIYLVDKLVPKDNQELIRIRDRYISYEIIEPEIIKFINNNFTEEELIKINKFFNSDLGNKISQNKLKIIEQVKIAAKEFLKENNHVLKESFRKREKKIIENGLEVINILNSNKNRKFKINRKTGINKSVNNLELENLFNDKIYEELYYKSIENIMEEEINKQSYLNNYKDIIEDYISIYISYEKIKSIFDEVINSYFTEYEIKAIIDFENLEFVRKYIIINYTLHDKIKELHNKALRRYIEDFIRISQRLDNK; encoded by the coding sequence TTGTATAAAATAATTTTGATCAATTTAATATTTTTATTGTTTTTTTCTTCTTGTAGCCAAAAAAACACTATAAGCAATCAAAAAAATATTAAAACAGAAGCAGAAATATTAATTGAAAATAGCAATATAAAAAGCTACTATTTACATCTAAATAAGATTTATCTTGTAGATAAGTTAGTCCCAAAGGATAATCAGGAATTAATAAGAATAAGAGATAGATATATCTCTTATGAAATTATAGAACCTGAAATCATAAAGTTTATAAATAATAATTTTACAGAAGAAGAACTAATAAAAATAAATAAATTCTTTAATTCAGATCTGGGAAATAAAATTTCACAAAATAAATTAAAAATTATAGAACAAGTAAAAATAGCGGCAAAAGAATTTTTAAAAGAGAACAATCATGTTTTAAAGGAAAGCTTTAGAAAAAGAGAAAAAAAGATAATAGAGAATGGATTAGAGGTAATCAATATTTTAAATTCTAATAAAAATAGAAAGTTTAAAATAAATAGAAAAACGGGTATTAATAAATCTGTAAATAACTTAGAACTTGAGAATTTATTTAATGATAAAATATATGAAGAATTATATTATAAGAGTATTGAAAATATTATGGAAGAAGAAATTAATAAACAATCATATTTAAATAATTATAAAGATATCATTGAGGATTATATTTCAATATATATAAGTTATGAAAAAATTAAATCTATCTTTGATGAGGTTATAAATAGCTATTTCACTGAATACGAAATAAAAGCTATAATTGATTTTGAAAATCTAGAGTTTGTTAGAAAATATATTATTATAAATTATACTCTTCATGACAAAATAAAAGAACTACATAATAAAGCACTTCGTAGATACATAGAAGATTTTATAAGAATATCTCAGAGATTAGATAATAAATAA
- the ppk2 gene encoding polyphosphate kinase 2, with protein MSFDKFYEKSNRANVNLSLDEFTEKLQDANGSFISELHSKYMYRTKDEILKPYQVELIKLQEHLEKHNEKMIILMEGRDASGKGGAIRRITRYMNEKHYRVVALGKPSDVQKTQWYYQRYVEQFPKGGEIVIFDRSWYNRAMVEPVFGFCSDKEYEVFMRSVPRFEEELIDHGIHFLKIYLSVSKDEQARRFEEREENPLKQWKLSEIDMQMQSRWEEFTQKKYDMLKQTNTDKSPWTIIRSDTKFLARLNSIKVILNSVDYEGRDPRLDYEVDKDIVITAKKELEIMDYKKKAGITQGLI; from the coding sequence ATGTCATTTGATAAATTTTATGAAAAAAGTAATAGAGCAAATGTAAATTTAAGTTTAGATGAGTTTACAGAAAAACTACAAGATGCAAATGGAAGCTTTATAAGTGAATTGCATTCAAAATATATGTATAGAACAAAAGATGAAATATTAAAACCATATCAAGTTGAACTTATTAAACTTCAAGAACATCTTGAAAAACATAATGAAAAGATGATTATTCTTATGGAAGGAAGAGATGCTTCTGGAAAAGGTGGAGCTATTAGAAGAATTACTAGATATATGAATGAGAAGCATTATAGAGTTGTAGCTTTAGGAAAACCATCAGATGTTCAAAAAACACAGTGGTACTATCAAAGATATGTTGAGCAGTTTCCAAAAGGTGGAGAAATTGTAATTTTCGATAGATCTTGGTACAACAGAGCTATGGTTGAACCTGTATTTGGTTTTTGTTCAGATAAAGAGTATGAAGTATTTATGAGAAGTGTACCTAGATTTGAAGAAGAATTAATCGACCACGGAATACATTTTCTAAAAATATATCTATCTGTTTCAAAAGATGAACAAGCAAGAAGATTTGAAGAGAGAGAAGAGAATCCATTAAAACAGTGGAAACTAAGTGAAATTGATATGCAGATGCAAAGTAGATGGGAAGAATTTACTCAAAAAAAATATGATATGCTAAAGCAAACAAATACGGATAAATCTCCTTGGACAATTATAAGAAGTGATACTAAGTTTTTAGCAAGACTTAACTCTATAAAAGTTATTTTAAACTCTGTTGATTACGAAGGTAGAGATCCAAGACTTGATTATGAAGTTGATAAAGATATTGTAATTACAGCTAAAAAAGAGCTAGAAATTATGGATTATAAAAAGAAAGCAGGAATTACACAAGGTTTGATTTAA
- a CDS encoding MTH1187 family thiamine-binding protein, with the protein MSVIMSLAMFPTNKIGSKSKDVSEVLKVIKNSGLNYELTSMNTIVEAKTLKELLDLIDLCYLKLDEMGCDRVYISVNFDARKEGVNRMKSKIESVQSLI; encoded by the coding sequence ATGTCAGTTATAATGAGTTTAGCAATGTTTCCTACAAATAAAATTGGAAGTAAAAGTAAAGATGTTAGTGAAGTTTTGAAAGTTATAAAAAATAGTGGTTTAAATTATGAGCTTACTTCAATGAATACAATAGTTGAAGCAAAAACACTTAAAGAACTTTTGGATTTAATAGATTTATGCTATTTAAAACTTGATGAAATGGGATGTGATAGAGTATATATAAGTGTAAACTTTGATGCTAGAAAAGAAGGTGTTAATAGAATGAAAAGTAAAATTGAATCTGTGCAAAGCTTGATTTGA
- the msrA gene encoding peptide-methionine (S)-S-oxide reductase MsrA encodes MGLSKAYFAAGCFWGVEYFFQKEEGVQSVVSGYMGGHIEKPSYEIVCSGFSGHLEAVLVVFDENIISYEKLTKLFFEIHDFTQTNGQGPDIGSQYLSAIFYTDEKQKTIAKDLISKLEEKGYKVATTLYPETTFYKAEDYHQNYYKRYNKIPYCHSKKEIFI; translated from the coding sequence ATGGGGCTTTCTAAAGCATATTTCGCCGCTGGGTGTTTCTGGGGAGTAGAATATTTTTTCCAAAAAGAGGAAGGTGTGCAAAGTGTAGTTTCAGGATATATGGGTGGACACATAGAGAAACCAAGCTATGAGATAGTTTGTAGTGGTTTTAGTGGACATCTTGAAGCTGTTTTGGTAGTTTTTGATGAGAATATTATCTCTTATGAAAAACTTACTAAGCTGTTTTTTGAAATTCATGATTTTACACAAACAAATGGTCAAGGTCCAGATATAGGTTCTCAATATCTAAGTGCAATTTTTTATACAGATGAAAAGCAAAAAACTATAGCCAAAGATTTGATTAGCAAGTTAGAAGAGAAAGGGTATAAAGTAGCAACAACTTTATACCCTGAAACAACTTTTTATAAAGCTGAAGATTATCATCAAAACTATTATAAAAGGTATAATAAAATACCATATTGTCATAGTAAAAAAGAGATTTTTATTTAG
- a CDS encoding replication initiation protein codes for MTTISKYKDEDEQLKELLLKNLPKKIKSGNEKHLSNIYQYRTIEALNKYKFINFNTKDRISLLIFDIDKYEDKTAKEHFKNIYNFLDFITDNIGLEPTYILETNKGFHFAYHLKNHIFTHQRKALKYVMDIKVAITRLLKCDEIASHRLYGVWRNPLLHNFYFSQKFNYELNDFKKYIPKSEFTNTPLKLKVKVDENELIEGQRNKTLFKYAMKYAKGKTTLTKDDILNFLININNSKNVGLGNTELIQISNSVFKYWQNGKILYGTMKDENLKVVNSGIMEFEKMKNLSYDEYLEETKQRQQKAANRTLKIRDKEKNKKQLLEAKEEYISKLQEKKENLVINAILELQEQNLKVNIASISKIANVDRRTAKKYLLNYVNYEKVS; via the coding sequence ATGACAACAATAAGTAAATATAAAGATGAAGATGAACAATTAAAAGAGCTTTTATTAAAAAATCTTCCCAAAAAAATAAAAAGTGGAAATGAGAAACATTTATCAAATATATATCAATATAGAACAATAGAAGCACTAAACAAATATAAGTTTATTAATTTTAATACAAAAGATAGAATAAGTTTATTAATATTTGATATAGATAAATATGAAGATAAAACAGCAAAAGAGCATTTTAAAAATATATATAATTTCTTAGATTTTATAACTGATAATATAGGATTAGAACCTACTTATATTCTGGAAACAAATAAGGGCTTCCATTTTGCTTATCATTTAAAAAACCATATTTTTACTCATCAACGAAAAGCCCTTAAGTATGTAATGGATATAAAAGTAGCTATAACAAGATTGTTAAAATGTGATGAAATAGCCTCTCATAGATTATATGGGGTATGGAGAAATCCACTTTTACATAACTTTTATTTTTCTCAAAAGTTTAATTATGAATTGAATGATTTTAAAAAATATATTCCAAAATCTGAATTTACAAATACACCTTTAAAATTAAAAGTAAAAGTTGATGAAAATGAATTAATAGAAGGACAAAGAAACAAAACACTTTTTAAGTATGCTATGAAATATGCCAAAGGTAAAACAACATTAACTAAAGATGATATATTAAACTTTTTAATAAATATAAATAATTCTAAAAATGTAGGTTTAGGAAATACAGAACTAATACAAATTTCAAACTCTGTTTTTAAGTATTGGCAAAATGGAAAAATATTGTATGGAACAATGAAAGATGAAAATTTAAAAGTTGTAAATAGTGGTATCATGGAGTTTGAAAAAATGAAAAACCTAAGTTATGATGAATATTTAGAAGAAACAAAACAAAGACAACAAAAAGCAGCAAATCGAACTTTAAAAATTAGAGATAAAGAAAAAAATAAAAAGCAATTATTAGAAGCAAAAGAAGAATATATTTCAAAATTACAAGAAAAAAAAGAGAATCTAGTAATAAATGCTATCTTAGAACTACAAGAACAAAATTTAAAAGTAAATATTGCTTCAATCTCAAAAATTGCTAATGTGGACAGACGAACGGCTAAAAAATATCTTTTAAATTATGTGAATTATGAAAAAGTAAGTTAA